The DNA window GCAAGTAACAGATCCTGAATCCGGTATCGCTATCCTTCAAGTCGGTCTGGGTTCGTCACCAGGAGACAATGACATCGTGGCACTGACAACAATATCTAACGCGTCTACGTCGCATTCGTTCAGCAACCTGAGACTGGAACAGAACAATGTGTAGTACGCATTAGTCTGTGCCACGAATGGAGCTCGTCTACGCACGTGTGTGAACTCCGACGGAATTTTGATTGATACCACTTCTCCCAACACAGGCGTTGTCATTCACGGCGCCGTTCAACCGGGAATGATGTACCAAGCAGACGATATTAGCAAAGTCATAGCGCATTGGTACGGATTCAGAGACTTGGAAAGCTCAGTAGACTATTTCGAATGGGCGATTGGTACATCACCAAGTGCAACCGATGTTCAGGTGTATACGGCGGTCGGTTCCAATGTTACATTTGAGGCAGCTCTTTCTCTCGAAAATGGACAGCAATACTTCGTGTCCGTTATCTGCTACAATGGAGCAGGTTTGCAAATTGCCGACGTCTCTGACGGAGTGACCGTGGACATAACGGCGCCTGTAACATCAGAGATGACCATCTCTCTTACTTGACCTCGTTGCCCATTTGGAATCATCGCTTCATGGGAGAATTTCACCGACGCCGAAAGTCCGATCTGGTATTACACGTGGACCTCAGTCGGTACTACGAAATGTGGTATTCAATCGCAAGTATTCACGAACGTCGGCACGCGAAtgacggcgtcaaattttATGATCACGTTTGTAATCAGGACTAACGTACTATTCGTCTGTTTTAGCTCGCAATCGAGCTGGGCTGTTATCAAAGATCTTCTCAGACGGTATTCTATTTGACGACTGTCCACCAATCGCTGGGATTGTCCGAGATGGAGACGGCAGGACAGATGTTGATTTTCAAACACAAACGACCACATATTCTTTGAACTAGGACGAgtttgaagacgacgagagcggaTTGGGACTATGCTCGGTGGGCATTGGTACGAGCAATGATAGCGCGGATATTCGCGACTTCGTAAATGTGGGAAATGGTGTAACTCGATATCAATTCACTAATGTTGATCTGCAGAATGGAATCAAGTACTATGGGCTTGTCCGCTGCAACAACACAAATGGATTAGAAACCACCACGTCATCAAATGGCGTTACTATCAACTCCACCAACGCCAGGCGTCGTTCGCACTGTTCGTTTCCAGACTTCACTGACGTCAACTGAAGAAGCTACGTGGGATACCTTCACGGATACAGAGAGTTCTATCGACAGTTATTGGTGGTCAATTAGCAGCCGCAGTCCTCAAGACAAACTTCGTTTTACTGATGTCAAACTGAATGCGTTTGCTGTGCACAACGGACTAAATCTAACAGCGAACAGAACTTACGTTGTGACAGTGAGAGCATTCAATCATGCAGGACTGTCATCTGTAGCGTCTTCAGAAGGACTCGTAATTGACATATCTCCACCTCGAGCTGGTATTGTGTTTAACCTCGTCTATACATAAGAAGAGAGACATTACCGCATCAAACAGGCAATTCCAATTAGGCGTACTCCGTCATCGTCAGCCGTTGGAGTCGGCACGTGAGACGGCGGTCTTTCCGCCATCAGTTTTCGTCGAAGTACCTTCGCTCCCTGCTCCATCTTCCTCAGGTTCTCAAGCACGACGGGAATCGAAATCGGATCGGGAAAGACAAGAcggcagccgccgccgccgccgctgctactctcgtcttcgacgcgacacaccttgaagaatttcttcgagTCTTGCGTGTGCCGATGCCATTGCTCAAGGAGATGACGATAGTAAGAAGAATCTTTCGCAGGACCACCTCCTGGCGCCGCCGAAAGGCGCACCGGCGATTGTCCAGCAGtggtcgacgtcgtctcatTCCTTGTCTTCTCTCTCGAGCCCGAAGCGTGGTCAGGAGAGATTCTGCTGACCTTCAAAGACGAGTGCATGCTGGCGAGCACCTCGGCGACGGACCGTTTTGCCGGGTGGACGACAGCGGCGCTTCTGGTGCTTCGGACGAGCTCCGACGCATTTGGCCACGATGATTGACTGTCCGGTTCAGCGGAAAAGTCGACGGCATTCCACGGCTGGAGTAGAAAGGACGTTAGAACAAAGGGCTGTCCGAGAGATGTCATATGCACGTACCTTCATGAATTTCACaatgtttcttctttgactCTTTGAAGAACTCTCTGACAACAATTGGCTTTCTTTGCTAAATCGACGCAAATTTCGACGCGGCCAGACAAATTCGGAGCCCTTTTgaatcgacggcaacgctTTTTCTAGAGCAAATCATTCGGCGACATCAATATGTGGATGTTGGATATATATAAAAACtgtgattaaataattattaattgactGCATACCTCTTTCCTCTTGCGTAATCTCTGTCGTTCGTTTATCAAGTGCAGCAGCCAtgagctcttcttcgtcttcgtcattctCCATTTCTTCGTTGTCTGGGCGAACTGTTCCTGTAACTTCGGCTGCACCCGCTGTTACTTCTCCTAAAGAAACAGTACGTCATACATATTTTTGTTATAATTGTCAATATGACTAACTTCTAGTTGGCTGAAATCCACCTGGGCCCGTTGGCGGAAACCCGGAAATAGCCCATTGAAGCATCTTCTGCTGAATGGGATCATCTAGAACAACGGGCTTATGCCTcttcaacgtctttttcgatttcgtttgaGAGCTCAAAACATCCGCCACTTCTTCCACTTCCGTCCCTATTGgctcgtcatcgacgtcagaaaacgTCTTGCGACAACGCTTAGCAGCTATCTATGAAAAAACACGTgataaaaacaataaataaataaataaatatactgtatatgtGTATAACCTACTGTACCTCCAATGCTGTCATGATTGCGTCTCTGTAGTGTAAATCTCTTAACTTGGGCATGCTCACTTTCTTTGCAAACGATTCGAATTGAGCCAATTGATTGATAGTGCACGCTAACTAAAGAATCTCGACGTCACATGCGCTCCCTCATTTTATCCTATTCTAATCTCACTCCCGAATATTGCTCTTTTCCGAGCCAACGAATCCTCGCGTGACCGCTCGGCGTCTTCTCCTGCTTCGCCTCCCAATCGTGAACGACGAGCGCCGGCCACCAATCAAATCCTTGCAACTTTCCCCAAACcaattcgccgacgacgacgacgacgcgacgcgacaaCAAAGCCTACAcaagcaaataaaaaataattaattaagatattGCTGGGGTCGTCGTCCCCacttcctttctcttctccgctTCCGCTGCTTTCGCTCGCTTACGTTCGGATTCCGGACGCGGAAGCGGCGGGGGCGCCATTCCGAATAGCAATCGTTTTACGCGATTTTTGCGCAGGCTAATCCGATTGCGCACTTCTCccgtctccttctcctcggccggcgtcgtcgtcgtcgtcgtcgtcgtcgtcgtcgtcgtcgtcatcttgaGCGGCGTATCGGACGGCGTTTCACCCGCGACAAGAATCGTCGCGCGAGTCACGTGCTCGCTCGTCTAGGAAACGAAAGccaaataatcaataaaggTATAATTGCTTCGGCTCCAcccctcgtcgtcgtcgtgaagtCTGATAGATATTAATAGGAAATCGATACGTCATTTACAGTCACGAGTCTTCCTTGCCGCGCCACGTGACTAGAACCGAATCACGCCCGCGactttcgttcgttcgttttttgatttttcatcCGCGTTCGTCGCTCATTGGCTCGCTTCCcactcgtgacgtcacgaatgTGGAATGGAATGCGTGGGGGCGCTTTACGCCGAAATTCGAACGAGGAGGCGAGGTCCTTTCTCTCGGAATGGTCCGCCGGGTTCCAAAAGGCAGTCTTTTCCGACAAAAGGCGATGGTTTCTTTACATGCACATGGACATATAGAAGAGAAGCAGGAAAAGGGGACCCCGCCCACTTCCAGCGTTGCTTCAGCCGACGTTTAGCTCGATTCAACCTTCTCTATCTCTGATTCAACTCTGCTCGTGATCTTCTCCGGAAATGGCTCGAGCGGTCGCGCGGACACTCGATTCTCGTGCTcttgcttcttctttgccgTCGCGAAGGTGCGCTTGTGGCTCCTACGAGTCGCTCTTACCATGCTTTGAGCTGTTCGGATCggcgaaacgtcgatttttctacGCTTGTTTCGAATGGTCACGTGGGATAGCGCCCGGATACCGACGCCACGCGAAATGTCAAATGGGTCTGCGCGAAATCAAATGTATTCCCCCGCCCTTAGGCCTAGCAGCTGACGTGCTGATTTGTCGACTTGAGCGTCATTCTCCGCACATCCAAACCACGAAACGGACTAGAGTCGTTCCGGTACTTTCGGACATGTAGTTCGGACAGTTCTTGTGTGCGTTGGAGACGGTAGATCCAAACCGCTTTCGGCTGATCTTCTTCCTTGTTCTCTTAGAGATTACTCACTAAAGTTTCGGCTGGATCGAAAGAGCCATCGCCAGATGACACGCCATTATTCGAGCAAGGACCTCAGTGACACGTACTTTCGGACACCCACATGTGATACGGACagagcgattttcttcaagataATCACGAGCAAATAGGTTGGAAagctctttctttgctctttcatcctatattaattatttaattaaatttgaatTGGTAATTGAATTAcagaattttaaaaattgccGAATTTTTGGCAATTTCGGACACATTTGATAACGTTATTTTGTTGTAAAGCAAGCTCagaaaaactgaaaattTATAGCTGTCAAGCTTTCTTTGCATTTCTCGAAAATAGCGTTTAGCATAGGTTCACTGGCGCTAAACTCAGAAAAAGCAAGTAGACATGCAGTTAGCTGGCATTAGTAACTCTTAAATGCTCTAGGAAAGGTCAGAAAGTAGTTTGGTGAACGGCCAGACTTTTCTCTCTGGCTATCTGCCACCTTCTGTGCAAACGCTATTTTTGAGAAACGCAAAAGAAAGCTTGGCCGTTACAAATTCTCAGATTTCTTGAGCTTGCTTTAAAGTAAAATAACGTCGATGACCGTGTCCGAAAATGCCAAAAATTCggcaatttttaaaattctgTAATTCAATCACCAATtccaatttaattaaataactaTTATAGGAtgaaagagcaaagaaagagctTTCCAACGGTATATAACTTTCCCTATTTGCTTGTGATtatcttgaagaaaatcgctctGTCCGTATCGCATGTGGGTGTCCGAAAGTACGTGTCACTGACCTTGCTCGAATAATGGCGTGTCATCTGGCGATGGCTATTTCGATCCAGCCGAAACTTTAGTGAGTAATCTCTAAGAGAACAAGGAAGAAGATCAGCTAAAAGCGGTTTGGATCTACCGTCTCCAACGCACACAAGAACTGTCCGAACTACATGTCTAGGAGAATACGGGATAGAGCACTTGACTTGcgcctgacgtcacaaagctAAAAGGAACCCGTATTTCTGAGTAGAAAGCATTCGACGATCGTCAGAACGATTGGCTTGTGAGCGATATCGTCGAGCGCCGCGTAGCGAGTCGGCGCGCTCACGGCGAACGTTATTTGCGAGTCGTATTGGTCCGTTTTCTCGGCGGCGACAAGCGGCCCGTTTCGCTTTGGGTTCGCGAGCCGAATTCGACGcggacgaacgacgtcattacTATTTCATTCAGGAAGACGGGAGCCGATTTCgagtaataataattaaaaattttaattaattaaatttttaattattaaggCTACGTTGCCATTTGAGCCGTAATTTTATTTGGCTGCGAAAAAGGTGCGAGAGCATGGGGAATTTTTATATTGCGAATTTTTCACTTGTTTGTTGCTAGGATATGGAAGGGGAAGTGGTTGCGTTTTGACTCGAAAATTTGCTGGACTTCTCGCCACAATTGAACTCgtggaaaaagaagatttGGACTTggtaaattaataaataaataaataaataaataaacaccATTCTCAAAATATAATTACTatcttttaattttcttaGACGAATCATCTGGTTGGATTGAGAGGCAAATTCATAAAGCTCTTCTTTTGCACGACGCAAGATCTGAAGTCAGaaggcaagagaaaaaaatcaaataaataaataatcttCTATACGTAATCCAATTGATATCAGAGAGGTAATGCCTGCCGTTAAGAAGAACAAAGATGGAATAAAAACCGCGGATAAATACaacgtttctcttttgactACGTTGAGTGTACcgtttcgtgacgtcacaaataGTTAGCTTCTATTTCTTAAAAGCATTTCCTTGGGCGCCAAAATGACCAATCGAGTTCCAGATCAAATGGAGATATTCGAGAGTATGACGTCCCGTATCACGTTGCCATCGATTTGAAAATCAACGTGGTAAGGAAAACCCGtatagatgacgtcataaaagagaaacgagttCTCCTTATAAGGGATGTGTACAAAGTGCAAGGAAACGGATCAAATCTTCG is part of the Oscarella lobularis chromosome 6, ooOscLobu1.1, whole genome shotgun sequence genome and encodes:
- the LOC136188584 gene encoding uncharacterized protein gives rise to the protein MTSEHVTRATILVAGETPSDTPLKMTTTTTTTTTTTTTPAEEKETGEVRNRISLRKNRVKRLLFGMAPPPLPRPESERKRAKAAEAEKRKEALLSRRVVVVVGELVWGKLQGFDWWPALVVHDWEAKQEKTPSGHARIRWLGKEQYSGLACTINQLAQFESFAKKVSMPKLRDLHYRDAIMTALEIAAKRCRKTFSDVDDEPIGTEVEEVADVLSSQTKSKKTLKRHKPVVLDDPIQQKMLQWAISGFPPTGPGGFQPTRREVTAGAAEVTGTVRPDNEEMENDEDEEELMAAALDKRTTEITQEEREKALPSIQKGSEFVWPRRNLRRFSKESQLLSESSSKSQRRNIVKFMKPWNAVDFSAEPDSQSSWPNASELVRSTRSAAVVHPAKRSVAEVLASMHSSLKVSRISPDHASGSREKTRNETTSTTAGQSPVRLSAAPGGGPAKDSSYYRHLLEQWHRHTQDSKKFFKVCRVEDESSSGGGGGCRLVFPDPISIPVVLENLRKMEQGAKVLRRKLMAERPPSHVPTPTADDDGTRLNTIPARGGDMSITSPSEDATDDSPA